The segment GCCAGTGCAGACGCTGGGGTGCAGCTCAGGTAAGGGGTCCCTGGGGCCTGCggctgtgcctgcagtgcctgcagcccGCCAGAGGGCGGGGACCACCAGGGCGGCTCCggctaaggcctgggaaggcagcagagggcgccagcactgggctgggcctCCCACCGGAGCCTGCGAGGAGTCCCTGAGTCCCTGAGCCCGACCCAGCTCTGCGGTGCGGACCTGTAGGGAGTGAGGAGCACACAGGCCTCTCTGCCTGGATCTGCCTTCCTAAGGGATACATggaaaacacacagacacacacacacacacacacacagagacacagacgcacacagacacggagacacagacacacacagacatacacacacagacacggagacacacacacagagacacagacgcacacagacacggagacacagacacacacagacatacacacacagacacggagacacacacacagacacacacgcacacagacatggagacacagacacacacacagatgcacaccgacacagagacacagacacacacagaaacacacacgcacacacacacagatgcagacatacacacacagacacacacagacagagacgcacacacagcagctgggccctgcacccacgtggagacctggatggaaactccccacttctgacccagccctggccgtggtggGCGTTTGAAGAACAAACCAGCAAACTgaagccctccccctcccctccccctccctccctctccccttcccccccaccccctccctctgtcgctctccgccctcccaccccctcccttcctctcctccctccctccctccctctccctttcaaataaggctgtttattttttttttaacgaaaCACTATCACCTCCCCAGTGTTAATGGAGAAGGTAAGCTTGTGAGTCCTGAGTTTCATGGCATTTAATGCCCTCTAGggagccgccgcctgcggtgccggcatctcatgtggacgccgccggttcgagtcccggctgctccacttccggtccagctctctgctgtggcccgggagtgcagtggaggatgcccaggtcctggggccccgcacccgcgtgggagacccggatgggtcTTTAAACCCGTTAAAAGGGGAGTGGGGCATCACCCCCCCCTGCTCCTCGGCCCTGTGCCCTGTGAcgcccgcagccccagccccagccccctgcccgggtggcccccggccccgccccggggagtgaccagtggacaGAGCGCTGTCGCTCAGGTCACCCAGGAGAGGTCCCCGGGCCACTCAGGGAGGTGGCCCTCGGGCCGGCCAGGGCAGGTGGACGCGTGACTGACAGGCGATTCTTCCCGCGGGGTCCGCGCCCAGCGCAGAGCTCCccccgcagccccaggcccccccccccatttcgcagatggggaaactgaggctcgacGGACCCGGGCAGGGGGCGGGCTGGACCTGGCTTTGCACCTCAACTTCTCGCCTGACTACAGCACTCGAGACCCAGGAGATGGAGCTGCGGCCCCGGTCCTCCAGGTCCCGACCCCCGTGTGGGCCTTGCTTCGCCCCGCTCCCACGGCTGCCTGACGGCGTGGCTGTGCCATCGGCTCCAACCACATCCGGGGCTACCGAGAAACGGGCCAGCTCCCAGGGCCCCAAGGGAGTGAAATTTGGCCTTCGAGGGCGGGACCCCAAAAACTCGAGGGAAACCGGAAGCTTCTTAGACCAAAGGGTTTCCATCGCGCCGCAGCTGAACCATTTTAAATTCCCGCCCTAAGGGTCGCACGCAGGGCCACGCCCAGACGCTATTTTGGGTTCGCTCCCGCCGGAGAAGATGGCGCCAGGGTCTTGGCGCGCGGTGTCCTCTGGGAAAGACACGGGAGGGGGGCCGTAAAAGGACCCGGCCGCCTCCACTTTAGTTGTCTTAACTTTTGCCTGAGAAAGATTCTCTCTCAGGCCTTCGCCCCACTGCCCCCGAGAGGAACCCTAGAACCGGAGGTCTTTCAGAAAATGGCCGGCGGACGGCTTGCGTTTCCCGGTCCATCAGGCATTCACTCGGGCAGCTCGTCCCCCCCCGGGGATCCTTCCCTCCTGGCTGCCAATGAGCTCCGCCGACTTAGCAAAGGGGGCAGGGCTAGTCCTTAAAGGAGCCGCGACCCATTAGCAGACCAGAGGGTGACCCGAATGATGGCGGCCGGCGCGGTCCTAGCCTTAGCCCTGTGGCTACTACTGCCgccagtgggagtgggaggggcggGACCCCCACCGATCCAGGACGGCGAGTTCACGTTCCTACTGCCCGCGGGGAGGAAGCAGTGCTTCTATCAGTCGGCACCGGCCAATGCAAGCCTCGAGACCGAGTACCAGGTAAGAGGGGTCCCCAGCCCTGGGATAGCGGGGCCAGGGACTGGGGGCGTGGCCAAGAGGACTGCAAGGGGTGCATTCCAGGGGAAAGGGGGAGGAGCCTGCGCGtgggcgtgggggcggggagctggaGAGGCCCGCCCCGGGGGCGTGGCTACGGCGAGACAGACAGCCGGAGGGGCGGGGTTGGCGCGCAGCCGCGAGGCTGCGATTTCCCGAGTGGGCGTGTCCGGGGTGGGCGGTGCTGCAGAAAGGGGCTTGGCCTCTCGTAAATCAATCAACCGCGTGGGGGCGTGGCCAGAGGAGAGACTCCGCAGCCTGCAGCCGTCCTGTCCCTCGGAGTGGAGGGAAGGTGGGGGCCGCGGACAGCGGGGCCGCTGTGGACGGGGTCGCGGGTGGTGCGCGCGGGTCCGAGCGCGCTGGTCTCGCTCGCTGTTCCTGCGGCAGGCGCCCTTGGCCCGGCGCGGCCCCTCCATTGGCTCTTACCTGCCCCCCGCAGGTGATCGGCGGTGCTGGGCTGGACGTGGATTTCACGCTGGAGAGCCCTCAGGGCGTGCTGTTGGTCAGCGAGGCCCGCAAGGCCGACGGCGTGCACACGTGAGTGCGGTCCTGCCACCTGCGCTGGCTTCGGTtacagccccgcccctcccccggcgGCCTCGGGTTACCGGCCGGCCACGAAGGGTCGTGTCTGTGTGCCCAGGGTGGAGCCCACGGAGGCGGGCGACTACCGGCTGTGCTTCGACAACTCGTTCAGCACCATCTCCGAGAAACTCGTGTTCTTCGAGCTGCTCTTCGACAGCTGGCAGGATGACGAGGAGGCCGAGGGCTGGGCCGAGGCCGTGGAGCCGGAGGAGATGCTGGACGTGAAGATGGAGGACATCAAGGTGCGtccaggccgggggcggggggcagcggtGCACCGGCCGCCCCTGCTCATAACGCGGGCAGGAGCAGCTTGGGCAAAATAACAGTCCCTGTGCAgggctgcttttttaaaatattttatttatttgaaaggcagagttacagagaggcagaggcagagagagagaggtccctccccaaatggctgcaacagctggggctgggccaggtggaagccaggagcttcctcccggtctcccccgtgggtgcaggggcccaaggccttggggccatcttccgctgctttcccaggcaccttagcagggagctggatcggaagtggagcagccgggactcgaaccagcgcccgtaccGGGTACGGGATGCCTGCACAACGCGGGTTCCCCCCATGTAGGTTTTAACGGCTTAGGTAACACGTATCAAAAATAGCTCATACATTTGCATAACTGCGCCATGGTCCTGTGCCCCCTTGTCCATCACAGCCGGAAACACTGGCACCTCTGGCTTAGGTAACCCACCCAGAGCCACACGGCTACCACCGGGCAGAGACGGTAACTGCAGCCACCCAGCCTGGCTTTGTCGTCACGAGGCTAACGTCCGGTTACTTAGGCATTCGATTTCCACAGCCACTGTGAGGTGTACAGAGGAGGAAGGTGCCGCAGGTCCAGAGAGGTTGTTCCCTGGCGCATGGACGCACAGCCTGCGGCAGGGTCCGTGCTTAGCCGGCCGTCCCGGCCTGCCCCAGGCCATTGGGCTGTGCCTCGCCCCCCAGGCCCGTGGCCTGACCCCGCGCCCTCCGTGCCTCGCAGGAGTCCATGGAGACCATGCGGACGCGGCTGGAGCGCAGTATCCAAATGCTGACCCTGCTGCGGGCCTTCGAGGCGCGCGACCGCAACCTGCAGGAGGACAACCTGGGGCGCGTCAACTTCTGGTCGGCGGTCAGCGTGGCCGTGCTGCTGCTGGTGGCCGCGCTGCAGGTCTGCACGCTCAAGCGCTTCTTCCAGGACAAGCGCCCCGTGCCCACGTAGCCCTGAGCCGGGAACGGGCTTGTGTGCATGCGCCGCGGGGGTCCCTCCCCCCCAACCACAgtcggggcctggggctggcctggcaGGACGGACCGCGGCTGGCTTGCCGGCCTGGGCCCCCCGGAAAGGGCCGCTGCTCCTGGACCGTGCGTTCTGGCCTTGGCCTCATTCGTGGTGGCGCTGGGACCGTGGCGGCCGCCCTCGGATCTCTGGCCCCTCGCTGTCCGCTGTGCCTTAGTCCACGTCTTCCAGCCCGCATCGGCGCTGCCCAGGAAGCCGGCCTGCCCTCACCCCCTTTGCCGGCTGGGGTGGGGACCCCGCGCCCGCCTTTCTCCCCGAGGCTGGGGAGGACTGGAAGGAGACACGCCCGCAGAGTCGCTGTCAGAGGGTCACTTTATTCCACAGGAAGGGGGTGGGCGGAGCCAGCGCACTGGGCCTTGCACGCCCACCCCACTGCCCTCGTCCTGCGGGGGCCCCAGTCGGGGCTGAGGGGCAGCTCGGCCGGAGCCCACACAGGAGCCTCCCGCGCGCGCGGGCCCGGGCAGCAGAGTCAATAAATTATGGTCAGAAAACGCCAGAGCCTGGTGACGGGCTCGGCGACACGGGCCGGGACAGgcctgcccctgggaggcagccgggctCCCACGACGCTCAGAAGAAAGGGCGGGCGGGAGCCGATGGAGGTGGTCGCCTGGGCACAAGAAAAAACCAGAGAGCAGAGTTGAACGGCGCTGGCCACCTGGCTGCGGCGCGTGCCCGCGCTCTGGCCCCACCCCTTGATGGGGGGCCGGGTGGCCCTCCTGGAAGGAGCCACCCTGCCCAGAGCAGAGCGCCCAGCGAGTGAGAGGCGGGCGTCCCCGCAGCCGGAGCGCACACACGAGGCCCACACAGCCGCCAGAATGTTCTTCCCTTTATTAAGTTTATTCATAGGTACAGACTGCAGGCACTTTCAGTGGCCACCCCAGGCCGGCGGGGCTGACCCCCCACAGCCTCCCTGACCCCCAGGGTCCCGAGCCTCAGGCACCCTGGGGACCCGGGGGGAGCAGGGGGCCGGTGCGCGCTGAGGTTCCGGCCCGGCAAAGGCACCGCTGGCGGCCGAGGCGGGGCAGGCGCTTAAGGAGGCCCTGGAAGGAGTGGGCGGCGCCGGCCGGAGGCGGACATATGCTGGGACGGCCGGGGGCCCCCCTTCTCAATGGCGCCCTGCGGCCCCTGTCCCCAAAGTGCAACCGCCCCGGGGCCCGAACAGCCCGGGAGGGGGCGGAGttcaggaggaggcaggggctggcttAGGGGCGCAGGGGGGCCCAGGCCATTGGAGCTCCTGAACCCCGAAAACGCGCCCCCCACAGCCTAGTCGAGCAGGGACGGCTCGGCCGGGCGGATAATGGTGGGCCGGTTGGGCGCCGCGGGGGGTCTTCTGCTGCAAAGAGAATAAAGACagacggggaggggagggggcggcgtgAGGCATGGCAGGGACGGGACCCCGCCCCCCCGCTCCGGGTGCCCGGCTGCACCCCCCGCcgacccctgtgctgtgtgtgacgCGGGTGCGTTCCCTGGGGAGCCTGCGCgatggggggctggggctgggggctgcgggccTCACCTGGGCACGCCGGGGGGGATCCCGGGGGGGATCCGCGCTGGCCGAGATGGGATCTGAGGCGGGGCCGAGAAGGGGTCGTTGTTGGCGAAGACGCTctgggggccgggccgggacggGATGGGGGGCGCGGAGAAGGCGGCTGCCGCCCCCACGGGCACGGGAATCAGGGGCGGCCCCGGCGTGGGGCCCCTCACGGCGGGGGGCCGGCCTGGCGGGTGCACGCTGGacacgggccggcgctgtggggtggGGCTGCGGGCGAGAAGGCGGACAGGCCGTGAGCTGGGGGCTcctccctccgccccgccccgccccgccccgcccccagccgccgGGCCGCACCTGTGACTGCTGGCAGTCTGCAGCCAGGTGTCGTCGACGGGCGGGGGCACGGGCGTGGACACGGTGCTGGTGCTGATGTCCCCGATGATGTTGAGGGCCTCCTTCAGCGCGTGGTACATGCGCAGCATGTCGTCGCGCCGCTGCGCCTGGTCGGCCGACTCCTCCATCAGGCTGCCCTGGTCGGCCGCCGAGTACAGGTAGGCCAGCAGCTCGTGGTGGATGAAGGCCTTGGtctgcggggcgggggcggggtcaggccgcgggggcagggccaggccgctggaggggcggggccaggctgctgGAGGTGGGCCGGGCCAGGGTgtaggggcggggccaggccgcggggcggggccaggcgagCCCCTCTGTCTTACAGTGTGTCCTAGGGGCACCAAGTTTCAAGTTTCCGGACTATGGAATGAAAggcatgagtttattttggcaaaaaGCCTTTTGAAATCCCCACCGTTTTCCTGTTCCAAAATGAACTCAGACCTTTAATTCGGTCTTTCCGTGCACTTTTTGGTgcgtattttattttcatcttcgtgacaggcagagtgacagagacagaagagagaggtcttccatccccgcctctctccccaaatagagggccaggccaggccaggccaggccagagccaggaccaggagccgggtcagaagtggggcgGCCGGGGCTCGAACCGATCCCGTGGGGGATGCAggtggcacaggcagaggcttcgccCGCTCCGCGGCCGCCTTACACATGTGCACAGCCCCTTTCTTACACTGATGGTGTCCCTGTGAATCCCTGCCTCGGGTGAACACATCTTCTCAAACAATGCACTGGCAGGTGGGGACTGCCTGCAGGACGCCCGTGTGTAAGCACGCGCCTCCCTCTGCAGGGCccgcgtgcgtgcgtgcgtgcgtgcgtgtgtgggTGAGAAG is part of the Oryctolagus cuniculus chromosome 16, mOryCun1.1, whole genome shotgun sequence genome and harbors:
- the TMED1 gene encoding transmembrane emp24 domain-containing protein 1, which encodes MMAAGAVLALALWLLLPPVGVGGAGPPPIQDGEFTFLLPAGRKQCFYQSAPANASLETEYQVIGGAGLDVDFTLESPQGVLLVSEARKADGVHTVEPTEAGDYRLCFDNSFSTISEKLVFFELLFDSWQDDEEAEGWAEAVEPEEMLDVKMEDIKESMETMRTRLERSIQMLTLLRAFEARDRNLQEDNLGRVNFWSAVSVAVLLLVAALQVCTLKRFFQDKRPVPT